Proteins encoded within one genomic window of Macaca thibetana thibetana isolate TM-01 chromosome 3, ASM2454274v1, whole genome shotgun sequence:
- the LOC126951713 gene encoding keratin-associated protein 21-1, which translates to MCYNYYGNSCGYGSGYGCGYGSGYGCGYGSGYDCGYGTGYGCGYGCRFGSRYGCGYGTGYGCGYSSGSGYCGYQPFCFRRCYSSC; encoded by the coding sequence ATGTGTTACAACTACTATGGCAACTCCTGTGGCTATGGCTCCGGCTATGGCTGTGGCTATGGCTCTGGTTATGGGTGCGGCTATGGCTCCGGCTATGACTGTGGCTATGGAACTGGCTATGGCTGTGGGTATGGCTGTCGGTTTGGCTCCCGTTATGGCTGTGGTTATGGAACTGGCTATGGCTGTGGATACAGCTCTGGCTCTGGCTACTGTGGCTACCAGCCATTTTGCTTTAGAAGATGCTATTCTTCCTGCTAA
- the LOC126951709 gene encoding keratin-associated protein 6-2 codes for MCCNYYRNSCGSCGYGCGYGCGYGCGYGCGYGSGYGCGYGCGYGCGYGSGYGCGYGSGYGCGYGSGYGCGYGSNYGCGYGSGYGSSSSCCGYRPFCYRRCYSCC; via the coding sequence ATGTGTTGCAACTACTACAGAAACTCATGTGGTAGCTGTGGCTATGGCTGTGGCTACGGCTGTGGCTATGGCTGTGGCTACGGCTGTGGCTATGGCTCTGGCTACGGCTGTGGCTATGGCTGTGGCTACGGCTGTGGCTATGGCTCTGGCTACGGCTGTGGTTATGGCTCTGGCTACGGCTGTGGTTATGGCTCTGGCTATGGCTGTGGATATGGCTCCAACTATGGTTGTGGATACGGCTCTGGCTACGGCTCTAGCTCTAGTTGCTGTGGCTACCGGCCATTTTGCTATAGAAGATGTTATTCTTGCTGCTAG
- the LOC126950964 gene encoding keratin-associated protein 21-2-like produces MRCNYYRISCGGCGYSSRWKFGCRCGCGSGSGCRYGSGCQYGSGYGTDCGYGCGYGSGYGTGCGYGCGYGSGYGFCSRYGCRYSSDCCGCRPFCYRRCYSSCC; encoded by the coding sequence ATGCGTTGCAACTACTACAGAATCTCCTGTGGGGGCTGCGGATACAGCTCTCGCTGGAAATTTGGCTGTAGATGTGGTTgtggctctggctctggctgTCGATACGGCTCTGGCTGTCAATATGGCTCTGGATATGGAACTGACTGTGGTTATGGCTGTGGATACGGCTCTGGATACGGAACAGGCTGTGGCTATGGTTGTGGATATGGCTCTGGATACGGATTTTGCTCTCGCTATGGCTGTAGATACAGCTCTGACTGCTGTGGCTGCCGACCATTTTGTTACAGAAGATGCTATTCCTCTTGCTGCTAA
- the LOC126951715 gene encoding keratin-associated protein 21-2-like: MCCNYYRNSFGDCGYGSGWSSGCGYGCGYGCGYGSGCRYRSGYGFGSCYGCGYSSSCCDYQPLYYRRCYSSCY, from the coding sequence ATGTGTTGCAACTACTACAGAAACTCCTTTGGGGACTGTGGATATGGCTCTGGCTGGAGTTCCGGCTGTGGATATGGTTGTGGCTATGGCTGTGGATATGGCTCTGGCTGTAGATATCGCTCTGGATATGGATTTGGCTCTTGCTATGGCTGTGGCTACAGCTCTAGCTGCTGTGACTATCAACCACTTTACTACAGAAGATGCTATTCCTCTTGCTACTAA